In a single window of the Montipora capricornis isolate CH-2021 chromosome 11, ASM3666992v2, whole genome shotgun sequence genome:
- the LOC138023449 gene encoding uncharacterized protein: MNNLTYWGSSSASNSNNEDLGGSKPGPSRKLTAEDELLLVLTRLRVGMLEQDFAVRFELSQSHVSRIITTWANALFHRFKEVEIWPMHGQALANLPEKLREFCPTLRCIIDATEIYIEQPKNPEAQQLTFSTYKNHNTLKSLIGISGDGAINFVSTLEGGSISDMDLTVKSGILGKDWAKGDVLMVDRGFEIQDDLAPLGVRLNIPPSLKGKGQFQEDELVETRRIATFRIHVERANEGIKNYLGLCANHY, translated from the coding sequence ATGAACAATCTGACCTACTGGGGATCATCAAGTGCTTCCAATTCCAACAATGAAGATTTGGGAGGTTCGAAACCTGGGCCGTCAAGGAAACTGACCGCTGAAGATGAGCTACTTCTGGTGTTGACCAGGCTGCGTGTTGGAATGCTTGAACAAGATTTCGCTGTTCGTTTTGAGCTCTCGCAATCGCATGTATCAAGAATTATCACCACCTGGGCGAATGCCCTGTTTCACCGCTTTAAAGAAGTAGAAATCTGGCCAATGCATGGGCAGGCATTGGCAAACTTACCTGAAAAGTTGAGGGAGTTTTGTCCAACATTAAGGTGTATCATCGATGCTACAGAAATTTATATTGAACAGCCCAAAAACCCCGAAGCTCAGCAGCTTACATTTTCGACGTACAAGAATCATAACACCCTGAAGTCCCTCATTGGAATCAGTGGTGATGGTGCAATAAACTTTGTCTCCACTTTAGAAGGTGGGTCAATTTCAGACATGGATCTGACAGTGAAATCTGGCATTCTTGGCAAGGACTGGGCTAAGGGTGATGTGCTAATGGTAGATCGTGGGTTTGAAATACAAGATGACCTTGCACCTTTGGGTGTGAGGTTGAACATTCCCCCTTCCTTAAAAGGGAAAGGTCAATTTCAAGAAGATGAACTTGTGGAAACTCGACGTATTGCCACGTTTCGCATTCATGTTGAGCGAGCCAATGAGGGAATCAAAAATTATCTTGGACTATGTGCCAATCACTATTAA